The proteins below are encoded in one region of Mangifera indica cultivar Alphonso chromosome 7, CATAS_Mindica_2.1, whole genome shotgun sequence:
- the LOC123221166 gene encoding probable UDP-arabinopyranose mutase 5 isoform X2: protein MRTSPSLLSLTIDKAVPNLSLFSDLSPLPDHILLDLFLRTLKAGKLNEKVLKLFMTSGKDEVLVLIQTLNIKHILTPVLPTKGIKDSDIDIVIGALQPDLTSFLNEWRPIFSKFHLIIVKDPDLKEQLKIPEGFDHHVYTKPDIDKVVGASSTILFSGYSCRYFGYLVSKKKYIISIDDDCLPARDNEGNLVDVVARHITNLTTPANPFFFNTLYDPYRQGADFVRGYPFSLRSGVTCALSCGLWLNLADYDAPTQALKPQQRNSQYVDLVMTVPARALLPVSGINIAFERETVGPALLPALRLAREGKLRWETIEDIWSGMCAKVMCDHLGLGVKTGLPYVWRSDKGNPIESLKKEWAGVKLMEEVVPFFQSVRLPRTATTSEDCVVEIAKSVKERLGSVDPVFNHAADAMVQWVKLWKSVASASSG from the exons AGAACATTAAAAGCTGGAAAACTGAATGAGAAAGTTTTAAAGTTGTTTATGACCTCTGGAAAAGATGAAGTCCTCGTTCTGATCCAGACACTTAATATCAAGCATATCCTCACTCCTGTTCTTCCCACCA AAGGCATCAAAGACAGTGACATTGACATTGTCATTGGCGCATTGCAACCTGACCTGACATCATTTTTGAATGAATGGAGACCGATTTTCTCCAAATTCCACTTGATAATTGTTAAAGATCCTGATCTCAAGGAGCAACTCAAAATACCAGAAGGTTTTGACCATCATGTCTATACTAAACCTGACATTGATAAAGTTGTGGGTGCTTCCAGTACTATTTTGTTCTCTGGTTATTCATGCAGGTATTTTGGATATCTTGTATCTAAGAAGAAATACATCATCTCTATTGATGATGACTGCCTTCCAGCTAGGGACAATGAGGGCAATTTAGTAGATGTTGTTGCTCGGCATATTACCAATCTTACCACTCCAGCTAACCCTTTCTTCTTTAATACACTCTATGACCCTTACCGTCAGGGAGCAGATTTTGTTCGTGGGTATCCATTTAGCTTGCGAAGTGGGGTGACCTGTGCTCTGTCGTGTGGTCTGTGGCTCAACTTAGCTGATTATGATGCTCCTACTCAAGCCCTTAAGCCACAACAAAGGAATTCTCAGTATGTTGATTTAGTTATGACTGTTCCAGCTAGGGCTCTGCTGCCTGTCAGTGGTATTAACATTGCTTTTGAACGTGAGACAGTTGGCCCTGCACTTTTGCCTGCACTGAGGTTGGCTCGGGAAGGAAAACTGAGGTGGGAAACAATTGAAGATATTTGGTCTGGAATGTGTGCCAAGGTAATGTGCGATCATCTAGGCCTCGGAGTGAAGACCGGGCTGCCATATGTCTGGAGAAGTGATAAAGGTAATCCAATTGAAAGCTTGAAAAAGGAGTGGGCAGGGGTGAAGCTGATGGAGGAGGTTGTACCTTTCTTTCAGTCTGTGAGGCTGCCGCGAACAGCAACCACTAGTGAAGATTGTGTAGTTGAGATAGCAAAATCAGTGAAGGAGCGACTTGGTTCTGTGGATCCTGTTTTCAATCATGCGGCCGATGCCATGGTGCAGTGGGTTAAACTTTGGAAGTCTGTTGCATCTGCCTCATCTGGTTAG
- the LOC123221166 gene encoding probable UDP-arabinopyranose mutase 5 isoform X1, whose translation MNQEGIKDSDIDIVIGALQPDLTSFLNEWRPIFSKFHLIIVKDPDLKEQLKIPEGFDHHVYTKPDIDKVVGASSTILFSGYSCRYFGYLVSKKKYIISIDDDCLPARDNEGNLVDVVARHITNLTTPANPFFFNTLYDPYRQGADFVRGYPFSLRSGVTCALSCGLWLNLADYDAPTQALKPQQRNSQYVDLVMTVPARALLPVSGINIAFERETVGPALLPALRLAREGKLRWETIEDIWSGMCAKVMCDHLGLGVKTGLPYVWRSDKGNPIESLKKEWAGVKLMEEVVPFFQSVRLPRTATTSEDCVVEIAKSVKERLGSVDPVFNHAADAMVQWVKLWKSVASASSG comes from the coding sequence ATGAATCAAGAAGGCATCAAAGACAGTGACATTGACATTGTCATTGGCGCATTGCAACCTGACCTGACATCATTTTTGAATGAATGGAGACCGATTTTCTCCAAATTCCACTTGATAATTGTTAAAGATCCTGATCTCAAGGAGCAACTCAAAATACCAGAAGGTTTTGACCATCATGTCTATACTAAACCTGACATTGATAAAGTTGTGGGTGCTTCCAGTACTATTTTGTTCTCTGGTTATTCATGCAGGTATTTTGGATATCTTGTATCTAAGAAGAAATACATCATCTCTATTGATGATGACTGCCTTCCAGCTAGGGACAATGAGGGCAATTTAGTAGATGTTGTTGCTCGGCATATTACCAATCTTACCACTCCAGCTAACCCTTTCTTCTTTAATACACTCTATGACCCTTACCGTCAGGGAGCAGATTTTGTTCGTGGGTATCCATTTAGCTTGCGAAGTGGGGTGACCTGTGCTCTGTCGTGTGGTCTGTGGCTCAACTTAGCTGATTATGATGCTCCTACTCAAGCCCTTAAGCCACAACAAAGGAATTCTCAGTATGTTGATTTAGTTATGACTGTTCCAGCTAGGGCTCTGCTGCCTGTCAGTGGTATTAACATTGCTTTTGAACGTGAGACAGTTGGCCCTGCACTTTTGCCTGCACTGAGGTTGGCTCGGGAAGGAAAACTGAGGTGGGAAACAATTGAAGATATTTGGTCTGGAATGTGTGCCAAGGTAATGTGCGATCATCTAGGCCTCGGAGTGAAGACCGGGCTGCCATATGTCTGGAGAAGTGATAAAGGTAATCCAATTGAAAGCTTGAAAAAGGAGTGGGCAGGGGTGAAGCTGATGGAGGAGGTTGTACCTTTCTTTCAGTCTGTGAGGCTGCCGCGAACAGCAACCACTAGTGAAGATTGTGTAGTTGAGATAGCAAAATCAGTGAAGGAGCGACTTGGTTCTGTGGATCCTGTTTTCAATCATGCGGCCGATGCCATGGTGCAGTGGGTTAAACTTTGGAAGTCTGTTGCATCTGCCTCATCTGGTTAG